GAGGAGCAGGTCGGCGCTGCCGGGCGTCACGGTTGCGGGCCTCAGGGCAGCATCACGGTCGAGCCGGTGGTCTCCCGGCCCGCGAGGTCGCGGTGGACCTGCTGCGCCTCGGCCAGCGGGTAGGTGGCGTTGACGGCGATCTTCACCGCGCCGTCGCGGACCACCTTGAACAGGCGGGCGGCCGCCTCCTCCAGGGTGGCGCGGTTCGGCGAGAAGGTCGCGAGCGTCGGGCGGGTCACGTAGAGCGAGCCGCGCGGGGCCAGCAGGCCGAGGTCGAGCCCGGTGATCGCCCCGGAGGCCGAGCCGAAGCTCGCCAGCAGGCCGAGCGGCGCGAGGCTGTCCAGCGAGCCCATCAGGGTCGCCTGCCCGACGCCGTCATAGACCACCGGGACGCCCTTGCCGCCGGTGATCTCGCGTACGCGCTTGGCGACGTCCTCCTCCCGGTAGAGGATGACGTGGTCGCAGCCGTTCTGCTTGGCGAGTTCCGCCTTCTCGGGGCTGCCGGCGGTGCCGATCACCGTGGCGCCGAGGTGCTTGGCCCACTGGCAGGCGATCAGGCCGACGCCGCCGGCGGCCGCCTGCCACAGGATCGTGTCGCCGGGCTTCACCGCGTAGGTCCGGTGCAGCAGGTACTCGACGGTCAGGCCCTTGAGCATCATGGCGGCGGCGGTCTTCTCGTCGACGCCGTCGGGGATCGGCACGGCCGCGGAGGCCGGGATCACCGGCTCCTCGGCGTAGCAGCCGTCCGCCACCGAACCGTAGGCGACCCGGTCGCCCGGCTTGAACTGGCTGACGCCCTCGCCCACCGCCGTGACGGTGCCGGCGCCCTCCTTGCCGGGGGTGAAGGGCATGTGCGGGGACTTGTAGGCGCCGGTGCGGAAGTAGATGTCGATGAAGTTGACGCCGATGGCCGCCTGCTTGACCCGGATCTGCCCGGGGCCCGGCTCGGCCAGGGGCACGTCCTCGAAGCGCATCACCTCGGGGCCGCCATACTCGTAGACCCGGATCGCCTTCGGCATCGTTGGACTCCCGCTCGCCGCCCCGTCCGGGGGCGTTGCAGCCCGAGATAACGGAGCGCCCGGCGGAGGCAATTTCTTTTTGCCGTCTCGCCCTCCAGTTGTAACTCGCCCGGTCGCGGCCCCGTTCTGGATCCGTCGCCGCGGGGGGCCTATCTAGGCCCTGCCCTTCTTCGAGCCGAGGTCCGACATCCATGTCCGGCACCACCCGCACGAGCGCCGACCTCGATCCGCGCCGCCGCCGCCTCCTCTACCGCGCCTGGCATCGGGGCATCC
This window of the Methylobacterium tardum genome carries:
- a CDS encoding quinone oxidoreductase family protein codes for the protein MPKAIRVYEYGGPEVMRFEDVPLAEPGPGQIRVKQAAIGVNFIDIYFRTGAYKSPHMPFTPGKEGAGTVTAVGEGVSQFKPGDRVAYGSVADGCYAEEPVIPASAAVPIPDGVDEKTAAAMMLKGLTVEYLLHRTYAVKPGDTILWQAAAGGVGLIACQWAKHLGATVIGTAGSPEKAELAKQNGCDHVILYREEDVAKRVREITGGKGVPVVYDGVGQATLMGSLDSLAPLGLLASFGSASGAITGLDLGLLAPRGSLYVTRPTLATFSPNRATLEEAAARLFKVVRDGAVKIAVNATYPLAEAQQVHRDLAGRETTGSTVMLP